In Variovorax paradoxus, a single genomic region encodes these proteins:
- a CDS encoding GntR family transcriptional regulator, with amino-acid sequence MERDEPEMVEPTALRGRERQRGKGATLSDELKDTLEDLIVSGVMKPGARLDEAELAERFKVSRTPVREALKALAATGLVDLRSRQGGVCVARISLPMLIEMFQMMAVMEGLCAKFAARRATEAQKLRMSQLHDELTSILASGDHSRFYDVNQDFHDALYEASNTHYLAEQTRALRKRVRVYRRYVTFQPGRMTATIGEHGAILDAIRRNDPDAAFSSAIDHVSLLEDDIVDLIAALSEQDAGGA; translated from the coding sequence ATGGAACGCGACGAACCCGAGATGGTGGAACCCACGGCGCTGCGCGGACGCGAGCGTCAGCGCGGCAAGGGCGCCACGCTGTCCGACGAACTGAAGGACACGCTGGAAGACCTGATCGTCAGCGGCGTCATGAAGCCCGGCGCGCGGCTCGACGAAGCCGAGCTGGCCGAGCGCTTCAAGGTCTCGCGCACACCGGTGCGCGAGGCGCTCAAGGCGCTGGCCGCCACCGGCCTCGTCGACCTGCGAAGCCGCCAGGGCGGCGTGTGCGTGGCGCGCATCTCGCTGCCCATGCTCATCGAGATGTTCCAGATGATGGCGGTGATGGAAGGCCTGTGCGCCAAGTTCGCCGCGCGCCGCGCCACCGAGGCGCAGAAGCTGCGCATGAGCCAGTTGCACGACGAGCTGACCAGCATCCTCGCTTCGGGCGACCACTCGCGCTTCTATGACGTGAACCAGGACTTCCATGACGCGCTGTACGAAGCCTCCAACACGCACTACCTGGCGGAGCAGACCCGCGCGCTGCGCAAGCGCGTGCGCGTGTACCGCCGCTACGTCACCTTCCAGCCCGGCCGCATGACCGCGACCATCGGCGAGCACGGGGCCATCCTCGACGCCATCCGCCGCAACGACCCCGACGCGGCGTTCTCGTCCGCCATCGACCACGTGAGCCTGCTCGAGGACGACATCGTCGACCTCATCGCCGCGCTGTCCGAGCAGGACGCGGGCGGCGCCTGA
- a CDS encoding TauD/TfdA dioxygenase family protein: MQLENLTSFIGTEVKGIDLREPVSDADFAVLRDTLNQRSVLLFRGQSINEAQHVAFSRRFGTLLGHVLTQFLKKEYPEVYVLSNVSENGKPIGNHKEGWNWHSDLSYKAEPSMGALLYALEVPPVEGDTFFASMHAAYDALDDDMKARIRHLTATHSYANYYGKAFADRNPLTPEQLAATPDVVHPLVRTHPETGRLSLYVGEDVVKQIDGLPADESTALLAELNAHAISPEFSYRHKWLAGDLLVWDNRCTMHRATPYDDNVYRRVMHRTTVAGDRPF; encoded by the coding sequence ATGCAACTCGAGAACCTCACCTCTTTCATCGGCACCGAAGTCAAAGGCATCGACCTGCGCGAGCCCGTGAGCGACGCCGACTTCGCCGTGCTGCGCGACACGCTCAACCAGCGCTCGGTGCTGCTGTTTCGCGGCCAGAGCATCAACGAGGCGCAGCACGTCGCCTTCTCGCGCCGCTTCGGCACGCTGCTGGGCCATGTGCTCACGCAGTTCCTCAAGAAGGAATACCCCGAGGTCTACGTGCTGTCGAACGTGTCGGAAAACGGCAAGCCCATCGGCAACCACAAGGAAGGCTGGAACTGGCACTCCGACCTGTCGTACAAGGCCGAGCCTTCCATGGGCGCGCTGCTCTATGCGCTCGAAGTGCCCCCGGTGGAAGGCGACACCTTCTTCGCGTCGATGCACGCCGCCTACGACGCGCTGGACGACGACATGAAGGCGCGCATCCGCCACCTCACGGCCACGCACAGCTACGCCAATTACTACGGCAAGGCCTTCGCGGACCGCAATCCGCTCACGCCCGAGCAACTGGCCGCCACGCCGGACGTGGTGCATCCGCTGGTGCGCACGCATCCCGAGACCGGCCGCCTGTCGCTCTACGTGGGCGAAGACGTGGTCAAGCAGATCGACGGCCTGCCCGCCGACGAAAGCACCGCGCTGCTGGCCGAGCTGAATGCGCATGCCATCTCGCCCGAATTCAGCTATCGCCACAAGTGGCTCGCCGGCGACCTGCTGGTGTGGGACAACCGCTGCACCATGCACCGCGCCACGCCGTACGACGACAACGTGTACCGCCGCGTGATGCACCGCACCACGGTGGCGGGCGACCGCCCGTTCTGA
- a CDS encoding class II aldolase/adducin family protein — protein sequence MNVAKNNPAAYPQTEAELRVQLAACYRLVAHFGMDDLIYNHISARVPGPEHHFLINPYGLLFSEVTASSLVKIDLDGNKVDATDAEVNQAGFVIHSAIHAGRPDALCVLHTHSEAGTAIAAMPNGLAPLSQFAMRYQGHTAFHDYEGVALETGERERLVRDLGPHHTLVLRNHGILTVGRTIPEAFILMYYFEKAAKVQLLAQGGVAPGESLVYPQPEASELAARQFTEFAGDILPPGTREWPAFLRMLERTQPDYRL from the coding sequence ATGAACGTGGCAAAGAACAATCCCGCGGCGTATCCGCAAACCGAAGCCGAGCTGCGCGTGCAGCTCGCCGCCTGCTACCGGCTGGTGGCGCACTTCGGCATGGACGACCTGATCTACAACCACATCTCGGCGCGCGTGCCGGGGCCTGAGCATCACTTCCTCATCAACCCGTACGGGCTGCTGTTCTCGGAGGTGACGGCCTCTTCGCTGGTGAAGATCGACCTCGACGGCAACAAGGTGGACGCCACCGACGCCGAAGTCAACCAGGCCGGCTTCGTGATCCATAGCGCCATTCACGCGGGCCGGCCCGACGCGCTGTGCGTGCTGCACACCCACTCCGAAGCCGGCACCGCCATCGCGGCCATGCCCAACGGCCTGGCGCCGCTGAGCCAGTTCGCGATGCGCTACCAGGGCCACACGGCCTTCCACGACTACGAGGGCGTGGCGCTGGAAACCGGCGAGCGCGAAAGGCTGGTGCGCGACCTGGGCCCGCACCACACGCTGGTGCTGCGCAACCACGGCATCCTGACCGTGGGCCGGACCATTCCCGAGGCCTTCATCCTCATGTACTACTTCGAGAAGGCCGCCAAGGTGCAGCTGCTCGCGCAGGGCGGCGTGGCGCCTGGCGAGTCGCTGGTGTATCCGCAGCCCGAAGCGAGCGAACTGGCCGCGCGCCAGTTCACCGAATTCGCCGGCGACATCCTGCCGCCCGGCACGCGCGAATGGCCTGCGTTCCTGCGCATGCTGGAGCGCACCCAGCCCGACTACCGGCTCTGA
- a CDS encoding ABC transporter permease gives MVAQRKLMASPVVPVVLSIVVLLAVWEGAILLFKIPPFVLPSLGSIVQHAFTDTGRLMAALLATLGEALGGYALGSILGLLLAVLLLLAPPLERVVMPLAVAVNAVPTVAYAPLFLIWFGLGAASKIALVALAVGFTMLVNALHGLKQADAAAVNLMRSFGAGPLKIVWRLRLPVAMPSVVTALRIGVPRSMIVAIVGEMLGAYAGLGRMIYESTQQVDLLSVWSAVLIASVASMVFYGLLVWIDQKLVWWR, from the coding sequence ATGGTGGCGCAGCGAAAGCTGATGGCTTCGCCCGTGGTGCCGGTGGTGCTGAGCATCGTCGTGCTGCTGGCGGTGTGGGAGGGCGCGATCCTGCTCTTCAAGATTCCGCCTTTCGTGCTGCCCAGCCTGGGCTCGATCGTGCAGCACGCCTTTACGGACACCGGCCGCCTGATGGCTGCGCTGCTGGCCACGCTGGGCGAGGCGCTGGGCGGCTATGCGTTGGGCAGCATTCTGGGCCTGCTGCTGGCCGTGTTGCTGCTGCTCGCGCCGCCGCTGGAACGCGTGGTGATGCCGCTGGCCGTGGCGGTCAACGCGGTGCCTACGGTGGCGTATGCGCCGCTGTTCCTGATCTGGTTCGGCCTTGGCGCCGCGTCGAAGATCGCGTTGGTGGCGCTGGCGGTGGGCTTCACCATGCTGGTGAATGCATTGCACGGCCTGAAGCAGGCCGATGCCGCGGCGGTGAACCTGATGCGCAGCTTCGGGGCAGGGCCATTGAAGATCGTGTGGCGCCTGCGCCTGCCGGTGGCGATGCCTTCGGTGGTCACCGCGCTTCGCATCGGCGTGCCGCGCAGCATGATCGTCGCGATCGTCGGCGAGATGCTGGGCGCCTACGCGGGGCTCGGGCGAATGATCTATGAGTCGACGCAGCAGGTCGACCTGCTGAGCGTGTGGTCGGCGGTGCTCATCGCATCGGTGGCGAGCATGGTCTTTTATGGCCTGCTCGTCTGGATCGATCAAAAACTGGTGTGGTGGCGTTGA